From Solidesulfovibrio carbinoliphilus subsp. oakridgensis, the proteins below share one genomic window:
- a CDS encoding RimK family protein — protein MSVLVVIENPEDCSLVFSGVEPIAARAYLTDETFTGLRGVKIINICRSYRYQSMGYYVSLLAEARGHKPVPSITAIQDMKSVGIIRLASDELADVLARAMADRQPEKTSFSVYFGKTPQKGLEQLASRLFKLFPTPFLRADCTFQNGWQLQNVSPLAVKDIPGTERDFAEAVSTEYFAGKKLIIPKRPVSRYDLAILHDPEEARPPSDGRAIKRFVKAAETLGVGVELITREDSNRLSEFDALFIRETTNVDHHTYRMARKAVAEGLIVIDDPESILRCSNKVYLAELLARHKIPAPKTVIAHCKSIDHILEELSLPCVLKQPDSAFSQGVVLVRESDALLTEARKLLAKSDLVIAQEYLPSDFDWRIGILDRRPLFACKYFMAAGHWQILRKGASGKDIYGRVETLPVGKAPRKVIATALKAASAIGDGLYGVDLKQVGNKVYVIEVNDNPNIDAGFEDEVLQDELYLRVVEVFLKRIERRKTGSLNV, from the coding sequence GTGTCCGTTTTGGTGGTCATCGAAAACCCGGAAGACTGTTCCCTGGTTTTTTCCGGCGTGGAACCCATCGCGGCCCGGGCCTACCTCACCGACGAGACCTTCACCGGCCTTCGCGGCGTCAAGATCATCAACATCTGCCGGTCCTACCGCTACCAGTCCATGGGCTACTACGTCTCGCTTCTGGCCGAGGCCCGGGGACACAAGCCCGTCCCCTCCATCACGGCCATCCAGGACATGAAGTCCGTGGGCATCATCCGGCTGGCCTCCGACGAACTCGCCGACGTCCTGGCCCGGGCCATGGCCGACCGGCAGCCCGAAAAAACGAGCTTCTCCGTCTATTTCGGCAAGACCCCGCAAAAAGGTTTGGAGCAGCTGGCCTCGCGACTTTTCAAGCTCTTTCCGACCCCGTTCCTGCGGGCCGACTGCACCTTCCAAAACGGCTGGCAGCTGCAAAACGTCTCGCCCTTGGCCGTCAAGGACATCCCCGGCACGGAACGCGACTTCGCGGAAGCCGTTTCCACGGAATACTTTGCCGGCAAAAAGCTGATCATCCCCAAACGACCTGTGTCGCGCTACGATCTGGCCATCCTCCACGACCCCGAGGAGGCGCGGCCTCCTTCGGACGGGAGGGCCATCAAGCGCTTCGTCAAGGCGGCCGAGACCCTCGGCGTCGGCGTCGAGCTCATCACCCGCGAAGACTCCAACCGCCTGTCGGAATTCGACGCGCTTTTCATCCGCGAAACCACCAACGTCGACCACCACACCTACCGCATGGCCCGAAAGGCCGTGGCCGAAGGACTCATCGTCATCGACGACCCGGAGTCGATCCTGCGCTGCTCGAACAAGGTCTACCTGGCCGAGCTGCTGGCCCGCCACAAGATCCCGGCCCCCAAGACCGTCATCGCCCACTGCAAGAGCATCGACCACATCCTGGAGGAACTCTCCCTGCCCTGCGTGCTCAAGCAGCCCGACAGCGCCTTTTCCCAGGGCGTGGTGCTGGTGCGCGAATCCGACGCCCTCCTGACCGAAGCCAGGAAGCTTCTGGCCAAATCCGACCTGGTCATCGCCCAGGAATACCTGCCCTCGGATTTCGACTGGCGCATCGGCATCCTTGACAGGCGGCCGCTTTTCGCCTGCAAGTACTTCATGGCCGCCGGGCACTGGCAGATCCTGCGCAAGGGCGCGAGCGGCAAGGACATCTACGGCCGGGTCGAAACCTTGCCCGTGGGCAAGGCGCCGAGAAAAGTCATCGCCACGGCCCTCAAGGCCGCGTCCGCCATCGGCGACGGACTCTACGGCGTGGATCTCAAGCAGGTGGGCAACAAGGTCTATGTCATCGAGGTCAACGACAACCCCAACATCGACGCCGGATTCGAGGACGAGGTGCTCCAGGACGAACTCTACCTCCGCGTTGTGGAAGTCTTCCTCAAACGCATCGAACGCCGCAAAACCGGGAGCCTGAACGTATGA
- a CDS encoding cysteine peptidase family C39 domain-containing protein, with product MESKLAIPILAQPDDTTCGPTCLHAIYRFYGDALPLDTLIREVKTLPAGGTLAAHIGSHALARGYAAKLYTFDLTVFDITWFAEESTDLAQKLTRQLRYKRSARIRSATKAYLHFLELGGKIRFVDLTASFIRGILKRDRPILAGLSATYLYRTARERDDGGKLVFDDLRGDPSGHFVVINGYNMERRTTHIADPLLPNPISASQYYEVTLNHLVCAVMLGIVTCDANLLVLSPRKKGRSPDRQRSL from the coding sequence GTGGAATCCAAGCTTGCCATCCCCATCCTGGCCCAGCCAGACGACACCACCTGCGGGCCGACCTGCCTGCACGCCATCTACCGCTTCTACGGCGATGCCCTGCCGCTCGACACCCTGATCCGCGAGGTGAAGACCCTGCCCGCCGGAGGCACGCTCGCCGCCCATATCGGCAGCCACGCCCTGGCCCGGGGCTATGCCGCCAAGCTCTACACCTTCGACCTGACCGTCTTCGACATCACCTGGTTTGCCGAGGAATCGACCGATCTGGCCCAGAAGCTCACCCGCCAGCTGCGCTACAAGAGATCCGCGCGTATCCGGTCGGCCACCAAGGCCTATCTGCATTTCCTGGAGCTTGGCGGCAAGATCCGCTTCGTGGACCTGACCGCGAGCTTCATCCGGGGCATCCTCAAACGCGACCGGCCCATCCTGGCCGGCCTGTCCGCGACCTACCTCTACCGCACCGCCCGCGAACGCGACGACGGCGGCAAGCTCGTTTTCGACGACCTGCGCGGCGACCCGTCCGGCCATTTCGTCGTCATAAACGGGTACAACATGGAGCGGCGCACCACCCACATCGCGGACCCGCTCCTGCCAAATCCCATCAGCGCGAGCCAATACTACGAAGTGACGCTCAACCACCTCGTGTGCGCCGTCATGCTCGGCATCGTCACCTGCGACGCCAACCTGCTCGTGCTCTCTCCCCGCAAAAAAGGCCGATCCCCGGATCGGCAAAGGAGCCTCTAA
- the fliM gene encoding flagellar motor switch protein FliM, with protein sequence MSKILDQDEVDALLRGLSGGEIEAETDILEDDSGVVVFDLSNQDRIIRGRMPVLEIINDRFARLASNAMANAMRKRADVNPISIDMSKFGDFMRSLPVPTSINIFKLDPLRGNAILVVDSRLVFAMVESFFGGAGSQPKIEGRDFTPIEQAIINRVVRIALENMEESWQPVHEVHIELVRSEVNPQFAAIVPPSDVVVVVTFEVELENAIGSLIVCLPYATIEPIRSKLYASFQTERLEVDHAWIARFKERLMETPVELLVRFGRSQITGRQLLSLKPGDIIMLDNDVDALLDAEIQGVRKFRGIPGLVKSNKAFQIVKEEEIHFE encoded by the coding sequence ATGAGCAAGATACTGGATCAGGACGAGGTCGATGCGCTGCTTCGGGGCCTTTCCGGCGGCGAGATCGAAGCGGAAACCGACATCCTGGAGGACGACTCCGGGGTCGTGGTTTTCGACCTGTCCAACCAGGACCGGATCATCCGCGGCCGGATGCCGGTCCTTGAGATCATAAACGACCGCTTCGCCCGCCTTGCCTCCAACGCCATGGCCAACGCCATGCGCAAGCGCGCCGACGTCAACCCCATTTCCATCGACATGTCCAAGTTCGGGGACTTCATGCGCTCGCTGCCCGTCCCCACCTCGATCAATATCTTCAAGCTCGACCCCCTTCGCGGCAACGCCATCCTGGTGGTGGACTCGAGGCTCGTCTTCGCCATGGTGGAGAGCTTTTTCGGCGGGGCCGGGTCCCAGCCCAAGATCGAGGGCCGGGACTTCACCCCCATCGAGCAGGCCATCATCAACCGGGTGGTGCGCATCGCGCTTGAGAACATGGAAGAGTCCTGGCAGCCGGTCCACGAGGTCCACATCGAGCTGGTGCGCAGCGAGGTGAACCCCCAGTTCGCGGCCATCGTGCCGCCAAGCGACGTGGTGGTGGTGGTCACCTTCGAGGTCGAGCTCGAAAACGCCATCGGTTCGCTCATCGTCTGCCTGCCCTACGCCACCATCGAGCCGATCCGCTCCAAGCTCTACGCCTCCTTCCAGACCGAACGCCTGGAAGTGGACCACGCCTGGATCGCCCGGTTCAAGGAACGGCTCATGGAGACGCCGGTGGAGCTGCTCGTGCGCTTCGGCCGGTCCCAGATCACGGGCCGCCAGCTCCTTTCCCTCAAGCCCGGCGACATCATCATGCTCGACAACGACGTGGACGCCCTGCTCGACGCCGAGATCCAGGGCGTGCGGAAATTTCGGGGCATCCCGGGCCTGGTCAAGTCCAACAAGGCCTTCCAGATCGTCAAGGAAGAGGAAATCCACTTCGAATAG
- a CDS encoding outer membrane beta-barrel protein, giving the protein MDALFRKLILALTAACLILAASAGWVMAQNFSAGSFNFEPRFSAFGATNPRVNSIFTYGGAFNYYVFDNVAVEAEGMGVYMDQNKRFETPLGIGSKASPASGIGANFNTRWHFVATSQATMFLGAGFGGLWADTKIPYNGFENNLTENGEVGATYALTQQLSLKGSVKYWHIGQFSNQGINAFGGTLGLNVSF; this is encoded by the coding sequence ATGGACGCGCTTTTTCGCAAGCTCATTTTGGCCCTTACGGCCGCCTGCCTGATTCTGGCCGCTTCGGCCGGCTGGGTCATGGCCCAGAATTTCTCGGCCGGGTCCTTCAATTTCGAGCCCCGGTTCAGCGCCTTCGGCGCCACCAACCCCCGCGTCAATTCCATCTTCACCTACGGCGGGGCGTTCAACTACTATGTCTTCGACAACGTGGCCGTAGAAGCTGAAGGCATGGGCGTGTACATGGACCAGAACAAGCGCTTCGAAACGCCCCTTGGCATCGGTTCCAAGGCTTCGCCCGCCAGCGGCATCGGCGCCAACTTCAACACCCGTTGGCACTTCGTGGCCACGTCCCAGGCCACGATGTTTCTCGGCGCCGGTTTCGGCGGCCTGTGGGCCGACACCAAGATCCCTTACAACGGCTTCGAGAACAATCTGACCGAAAACGGCGAAGTGGGCGCCACCTACGCCCTGACCCAGCAGCTGAGCCTCAAGGGTTCGGTCAAATATTGGCACATCGGGCAGTTCAGCAACCAGGGCATCAACGCCTTCGGCGGCACCCTGGGCCTGAACGTCTCCTTCTAG
- the hypB gene encoding hydrogenase nickel incorporation protein HypB, producing MQIPVVRNILEANARIAADLKTFFADKGILVLNLMSSPGAGKTTLLERTLTDLAPELKMAVVEGDLQTDNDARRVAATGAQAVQINTEGGCHLTSSQVQEAVKSLALDGLDILFIENVGNLVCPAEFDVGEDLKIALLSVAEGDDKPEKYPLLFHISAALVLNKVDLLPYVDFDLDRASRHARVLNECISIFPVSARTREGLDDWYDWLRTRVREKKTRQA from the coding sequence ATGCAGATTCCCGTGGTACGCAACATCCTGGAGGCCAACGCCCGCATCGCCGCCGACCTCAAAACGTTTTTCGCGGACAAGGGCATCCTGGTCTTAAACCTCATGAGCTCGCCCGGCGCGGGCAAGACCACGTTGCTCGAGCGGACCCTGACCGACCTCGCCCCGGAGCTCAAGATGGCCGTGGTCGAAGGCGACCTGCAAACCGACAACGATGCCCGCCGCGTGGCCGCGACCGGGGCGCAGGCCGTGCAGATCAACACCGAGGGCGGCTGCCACCTGACCAGTTCGCAAGTCCAGGAGGCGGTCAAAAGCCTCGCCCTGGACGGCCTGGACATCCTTTTTATCGAGAACGTCGGAAATCTCGTCTGCCCGGCCGAGTTCGACGTGGGCGAGGACCTGAAGATCGCGCTTTTAAGCGTGGCCGAGGGCGACGACAAGCCCGAGAAATATCCGCTTCTCTTCCACATCTCCGCCGCCCTGGTCTTGAACAAGGTGGACCTCCTCCCCTACGTGGATTTCGACCTGGACCGGGCCAGCCGCCATGCCCGGGTCCTGAACGAATGCATCAGCATCTTTCCGGTCTCGGCCCGGACCCGGGAAGGCCTCGACGACTGGTACGACTGGCTGCGGACCCGGGTACGCGAAAAAAAGACGCGACAAGCGTAA
- a CDS encoding hydrogenase maturation nickel metallochaperone HypA, which translates to MHELAIVQSLLAIIEEEMAKQENKRLLTVKVKHGRLSAVVPEALEMGFETMTMDTAIAGAKLVLEETPVVLRCRACGREFTPEVPSAAFAPCPACGEELGHTVLSGRELYIEYLELE; encoded by the coding sequence ATGCACGAACTCGCCATCGTCCAAAGCCTGCTCGCCATCATTGAAGAAGAAATGGCCAAGCAGGAAAACAAGCGGCTGCTTACCGTCAAGGTCAAACACGGCCGGCTGTCGGCCGTGGTGCCCGAAGCCCTGGAAATGGGCTTCGAAACCATGACCATGGACACGGCCATCGCCGGGGCCAAACTCGTCCTGGAGGAGACCCCGGTCGTCCTTCGCTGCCGGGCCTGCGGCCGGGAGTTCACGCCCGAGGTCCCCTCGGCCGCCTTCGCCCCCTGCCCGGCCTGCGGCGAGGAGCTCGGCCACACCGTCCTCTCCGGCCGCGAACTCTACATCGAATACCTCGAACTCGAATAG
- a CDS encoding DUF554 domain-containing protein, translated as MIPLGPLVNGAAIVVGGLLGLTLHGRFPDRVRVIMFQALGLSILLIGLKMALSMDAPLLVVISMLAGAVAGEAIDIERWMARAGDRLKARLRSENALFTDGLVTASVIFCTGTMAILGSFDEALRGDHTILFTKSLLDGSVALILATTYGAGVLLSFVPVALYEALLVFLGTVAHGYFTPDRLTELTAVGGLLIVAIGINMLGLLKIKVSNLLPAMVVAVVLAPYFR; from the coding sequence ATGATCCCGCTCGGCCCCCTGGTCAACGGCGCGGCCATCGTCGTTGGCGGCCTGCTCGGCCTGACGCTCCACGGCCGCTTTCCCGACCGCGTGCGCGTCATCATGTTCCAGGCCCTTGGCCTCTCGATCCTTTTGATCGGCCTCAAGATGGCGCTTTCCATGGACGCCCCCCTGCTCGTCGTGATCAGCATGTTGGCCGGGGCCGTGGCCGGCGAGGCCATCGACATCGAGCGGTGGATGGCCCGGGCCGGCGACCGCCTCAAAGCCAGGCTCCGCTCGGAAAACGCCCTTTTCACCGACGGCCTGGTCACGGCCTCGGTCATCTTCTGCACCGGCACCATGGCCATCCTCGGCTCCTTTGACGAAGCCCTTCGCGGCGACCACACCATCCTTTTCACCAAATCCCTGCTCGACGGCTCGGTGGCCCTGATCCTGGCCACCACCTACGGGGCGGGCGTGCTCCTGTCCTTCGTGCCGGTCGCCCTCTACGAAGCCCTGCTCGTCTTCCTCGGGACCGTGGCCCACGGCTATTTCACCCCGGACCGGCTGACCGAACTGACGGCCGTTGGCGGCCTTCTCATCGTGGCCATTGGCATCAACATGCTCGGGCTTTTGAAAATCAAGGTGTCAAACCTGCTGCCAGCCATGGTCGTGGCCGTGGTCCTGGCTCCGTATTTCCGCTAA
- a CDS encoding putative transporter, giving the protein MNWLTPLFFSPSTLQAVVVLGLTVTVGLGIGHIRIGGIRLGVGGVLFSGLAAGHMGLAVERHVLDFAREFGLILFVYTIGMQVGPGFVDSLRRRGLRLNAMAALIVLSGAGLAAAFHLWGGLSLATAVGLLSGATTNTPSLAAASQAFQEAAPALGETTTAQAGLGYAVAYPFGIFGIILVMLVLRALFRIDPARELRQFEEQLAHHAPPLAAMTIEVTVPDVFGLPIARIPGMKNAGVVVSRIMVQGETRPATDNTLLAPGMLLHAVGRQDALDALCRRIGSKSATDLPSLPGPLEVRRLYVTRSGVIGRTVPELGLLQAHEVRVTRIRRSGTEFTPGPDIPLHFGDLLRCVGVPAQLAVVEKLVGNSARDLAHPHVLPLFLGIVLGAILGSLPVPVPGLPTGVKLGVAGGPLLVSIVLSRLHHFGGLVWYMPESANLILREVGICLFLACVGLAAGDRFLPAVLSGQGLNWLLAGAAITFLPLLAAGVFGRIVLGCNYASTCGLLAGSMTDPPALAFATQMLGSDAPASVYATVYPLTMILRIIAGQVLVLALYPG; this is encoded by the coding sequence ATGAACTGGCTGACGCCGCTTTTTTTCTCCCCTTCCACCCTCCAGGCCGTCGTGGTTCTCGGGCTCACCGTCACGGTGGGCCTTGGCATCGGCCATATCCGCATTGGCGGCATCCGGCTCGGCGTTGGCGGCGTGCTTTTCAGCGGCCTGGCCGCCGGCCATATGGGCCTTGCCGTCGAGCGCCACGTCCTGGACTTCGCCCGGGAGTTCGGACTGATCCTTTTCGTTTACACCATCGGCATGCAGGTCGGGCCGGGATTCGTCGATTCCCTGCGCCGCCGGGGACTGCGACTCAATGCCATGGCCGCCCTGATCGTCCTCTCCGGTGCCGGCCTGGCCGCCGCCTTCCACCTGTGGGGCGGCCTGTCCCTGGCCACGGCCGTAGGGCTGTTAAGCGGCGCGACCACCAACACGCCCTCCCTGGCCGCCGCCTCCCAGGCCTTCCAGGAAGCGGCCCCGGCCCTTGGCGAGACAACCACGGCCCAGGCCGGCCTTGGCTACGCCGTGGCCTATCCCTTCGGCATTTTCGGCATCATCCTCGTCATGCTGGTTTTGCGCGCGCTTTTTCGCATCGACCCGGCCCGGGAACTGCGCCAGTTCGAGGAACAGCTGGCGCACCACGCCCCTCCCCTGGCCGCCATGACCATCGAGGTCACGGTCCCGGACGTCTTCGGTCTGCCGATCGCCCGGATTCCCGGCATGAAGAACGCCGGCGTGGTGGTTTCACGGATCATGGTCCAAGGAGAGACCCGGCCGGCCACGGACAACACCCTGCTCGCTCCGGGCATGTTGCTCCACGCCGTGGGCCGGCAGGATGCCCTGGATGCGCTGTGCCGACGGATCGGCAGCAAGAGCGCCACGGATCTGCCAAGCCTTCCCGGTCCCCTGGAGGTGCGCCGGCTCTACGTCACCCGGTCCGGCGTCATCGGCAGGACCGTACCCGAGCTCGGCCTGCTCCAGGCCCACGAGGTGCGGGTGACGCGCATCCGGCGCTCGGGAACGGAATTCACGCCCGGCCCCGATATTCCGCTCCACTTCGGCGATTTGCTCCGTTGCGTCGGCGTCCCGGCCCAGCTTGCCGTGGTGGAAAAGCTGGTCGGCAATTCGGCCCGGGATCTGGCCCATCCCCACGTGTTGCCCCTTTTTCTGGGCATCGTTCTCGGGGCCATTCTCGGCAGCCTGCCCGTGCCGGTGCCGGGGCTGCCGACCGGGGTCAAGCTCGGCGTGGCCGGCGGGCCGCTTCTGGTGTCGATCGTGCTGTCGCGGCTGCACCATTTCGGCGGGCTGGTCTGGTATATGCCGGAAAGCGCCAACCTCATCCTGCGCGAGGTCGGCATCTGCCTTTTTCTCGCCTGCGTCGGGCTGGCCGCCGGGGACCGGTTCCTGCCTGCCGTGCTGTCGGGGCAGGGCCTTAACTGGCTTCTGGCCGGAGCCGCCATCACCTTCCTGCCGCTTCTGGCCGCCGGCGTTTTCGGCCGTATCGTCCTTGGCTGCAACTACGCCTCCACCTGCGGCCTGCTGGCCGGCAGCATGACCGATCCGCCCGCCCTGGCCTTTGCCACGCAGATGCTTGGCAGCGACGCCCCGGCCTCGGTCTACGCCACGGTCTATCCGCTGACCATGATCCTTCGCATCATCGCGGGCCAGGTGCTGGTATTGGCGCTGTACCCGGGTTAG
- a CDS encoding formate dehydrogenase accessory protein FdhE codes for MPFDAPKASRLLEKKLAAMSGRPVLPAAMLRLVADTSRAQLAARAGETPDITADMVADIERVLRGAPLLSREAFPVDAARAEALFAALSRLVRASEPHLAEAMAVIDAALAAGEPDVRTAFSRHLAGDDAFFAAFGQATPQAPRLLGFLVQAALTPQLSAIAEAAYAHLPKDRVWNFGQCPVCASPPYMARLVDKVGARHLSCSFCQLEYRAKRLMCPYCGEEDHTKLEVFTAPDEPGYAVHVCLRCKSYIKTVDFRELDRPSLPALDDLESLTLDLAAKGQGYGRPVLSAWGF; via the coding sequence ATGCCCTTTGACGCCCCGAAGGCCAGCCGCCTTCTGGAGAAAAAGCTCGCCGCCATGTCCGGCCGGCCGGTCCTGCCGGCCGCCATGCTCCGCCTCGTCGCCGACACCTCCCGGGCCCAGCTCGCGGCCCGGGCCGGGGAAACGCCCGATATCACCGCCGACATGGTCGCGGACATCGAGCGGGTCCTGCGCGGCGCGCCCTTGCTCTCCCGGGAAGCCTTTCCCGTGGACGCGGCCCGGGCCGAGGCCCTTTTCGCCGCCCTCTCCCGGCTGGTCAGGGCCAGCGAGCCCCACCTGGCCGAAGCCATGGCCGTCATCGACGCGGCCCTGGCCGCCGGGGAGCCGGACGTGCGCACCGCCTTTTCCCGCCACCTGGCCGGGGACGACGCCTTTTTCGCCGCCTTTGGCCAAGCGACGCCCCAGGCCCCGCGCCTGCTCGGCTTCCTGGTTCAGGCGGCGCTGACCCCGCAGCTTTCGGCCATTGCCGAGGCCGCCTACGCCCACCTTCCAAAGGACCGGGTCTGGAATTTCGGCCAGTGTCCGGTCTGCGCCAGTCCGCCCTACATGGCCCGCCTCGTCGACAAGGTCGGGGCCAGGCACCTTTCCTGTTCCTTCTGCCAGCTCGAATACCGGGCCAAGCGGCTCATGTGCCCCTATTGCGGCGAAGAGGACCACACGAAGCTTGAGGTCTTCACCGCTCCGGACGAGCCGGGCTATGCCGTGCACGTCTGCCTGCGTTGCAAAAGCTACATCAAGACCGTCGATTTCCGGGAACTCGACCGGCCGAGCCTGCCGGCCCTCGACGACCTCGAATCCCTGACCCTGGATCTGGCGGCCAAGGGGCAGGGGTATGGCCGGCCGGTGCTTTCGGCCTGGGGATTTTGA
- a CDS encoding formate dehydrogenase accessory sulfurtransferase FdhD: MDAPLLRPLLRKIPCRRFKDGRFADIGDDVATEIRVRLRVAGIGEKELLAAPFDATPLVLGHALLEMLGDGRVPAVARANGFSFDLDVFPDKRGEANPALPRPVSAAALLGLVTRFIAAPGLWDGTGCFHRAALYDGWTDTFVATAEDIGRHNCLDRLAGQGLLQAFLPPELILFLSCRVTASMMEKALRAGIRMVVSRSAVTGAAYDAAVAAGVTLVGFARDAEARFTVFTDTAGRVTA; this comes from the coding sequence ATGGACGCGCCGCTGCTCCGGCCTCTGCTGCGGAAGATTCCCTGCCGCCGCTTCAAGGATGGCCGGTTTGCCGACATCGGCGACGACGTGGCCACCGAGATCCGGGTCCGGTTGCGGGTGGCCGGGATCGGGGAAAAAGAGCTTCTCGCCGCACCGTTTGACGCCACGCCGCTGGTCCTCGGCCACGCCCTGCTCGAAATGCTGGGGGATGGCCGGGTGCCGGCCGTTGCCCGGGCCAACGGCTTCTCCTTCGATCTGGACGTTTTTCCGGACAAGCGGGGCGAGGCCAATCCGGCCCTGCCGCGTCCCGTGTCCGCCGCCGCGCTTCTTGGCCTCGTCACCCGGTTCATCGCCGCGCCGGGCCTGTGGGACGGGACCGGCTGCTTTCACCGGGCGGCGCTCTACGACGGGTGGACCGACACGTTTGTGGCCACGGCCGAGGACATCGGCCGCCACAACTGCCTGGACAGGCTGGCCGGCCAGGGCCTTCTCCAGGCGTTTCTCCCGCCGGAGCTTATCCTTTTCCTGTCGTGCCGGGTGACGGCGTCCATGATGGAGAAGGCCCTTCGGGCCGGCATCCGCATGGTGGTCAGCCGCTCGGCCGTGACCGGCGCGGCCTATGACGCGGCCGTGGCCGCGGGCGTGACCCTGGTCGGCTTCGCCCGGGACGCGGAGGCCCGGTTCACGGTCTTTACCGATACTGCCGGCAGGGTCACCGCGTGA
- the mobA gene encoding molybdenum cofactor guanylyltransferase codes for MSASLQTPLGVILAGGKSSRMGRDKAWLTFFGQPMLCRVADVLGEVTGELFVSGRDPAVFGLNVPWLPDETPDLGPAGGVLTVLEAVGRPCLVVSCDLPFLDEATLTRLVDAWRARPATALMTTFRIVETGFIESLVAIYDPASAPLLRRRLREGERRLSAIFTEDLRWHIEYSKADPAAARAFFNVNSPPDLTRARGMEARI; via the coding sequence GTGAGCGCGAGCCTGCAAACGCCTCTTGGCGTGATCCTGGCCGGCGGCAAGTCCAGCCGCATGGGCCGGGACAAGGCCTGGCTCACGTTTTTCGGGCAGCCCATGCTGTGCCGGGTGGCCGATGTCCTGGGAGAGGTGACCGGGGAACTGTTCGTCTCCGGCCGCGATCCAGCGGTTTTTGGCTTGAACGTTCCCTGGCTGCCGGACGAGACCCCGGATCTCGGGCCGGCCGGCGGCGTGTTGACCGTGTTGGAAGCGGTGGGGCGGCCCTGCCTGGTCGTGTCCTGCGACCTGCCGTTTCTGGACGAGGCCACGCTCACGCGCCTGGTGGACGCCTGGCGGGCCCGGCCGGCCACGGCCCTTATGACCACCTTCCGCATCGTCGAGACCGGGTTCATCGAATCCCTGGTCGCGATCTACGACCCGGCAAGCGCGCCGCTTCTGCGGCGGCGCCTGCGGGAAGGGGAGCGGCGGCTTTCCGCCATCTTTACCGAAGACCTGCGCTGGCACATCGAGTACTCCAAGGCCGATCCGGCTGCGGCGCGGGCGTTTTTCAACGTCAATTCGCCGCCGGACCTGACCCGGGCCCGTGGCATGGAGGCCCGAATATGA
- the moaA gene encoding GTP 3',8-cyclase MoaA — translation MTVAKEALRDGRGREVSYLRLSVTDRCNLSCLYCRPKDRISFIPHNDILRYEELLDLVSLGREMGISKVRLTGGEPFARKDVMVLVESIRRRFPEMDLRLTTNATLLAGKPALLAELGVTAVNISCDTLDREKYARITGCDRLDLVRRAIDESLAAGLRVKINAVALRGVNTDEIPAFVRLATDAPLDVRFIEFMPVGDGNLWKPENYIAAKDVLSLAVRAAELVPEENGHIAGGPARMYRIAGGLGRFGVISPLSEHFCDACNRLRITSDGKLRTCLFSDREYRLRPLLRNPKLGLRKVREVIALALRTKPLGYEVLNPGAVPEARNMSAIGG, via the coding sequence ATGACTGTGGCAAAAGAAGCCCTTCGCGACGGCCGAGGCCGGGAAGTCAGCTACCTGCGCCTGTCGGTCACCGACCGCTGCAACCTTTCCTGCCTGTACTGCCGGCCCAAGGACCGGATCTCGTTTATCCCCCACAACGACATCCTGCGCTACGAGGAGCTGCTCGACCTGGTGTCGCTCGGCCGGGAAATGGGCATCAGCAAGGTCCGCCTGACCGGTGGGGAGCCCTTTGCCCGCAAGGACGTCATGGTGCTGGTGGAGTCGATCCGCCGCCGGTTTCCGGAAATGGACCTGCGCCTGACCACCAACGCCACCCTTCTCGCCGGCAAGCCCGCCCTCCTGGCCGAGCTCGGCGTGACCGCGGTCAATATTTCCTGCGACACCCTGGACCGGGAGAAATACGCCCGCATCACGGGCTGCGACCGCCTGGACCTCGTACGCCGGGCCATTGACGAGAGCCTTGCGGCCGGGCTTCGGGTCAAGATCAACGCGGTCGCCCTGCGCGGCGTCAACACCGACGAAATTCCCGCCTTTGTCCGACTCGCCACGGACGCTCCCCTGGACGTCCGGTTCATCGAGTTCATGCCCGTTGGCGACGGCAACCTGTGGAAGCCGGAAAACTACATCGCCGCCAAGGACGTCCTGTCCCTGGCCGTGCGGGCGGCCGAGCTTGTGCCCGAGGAAAACGGCCACATCGCGGGGGGGCCGGCCAGGATGTACCGCATCGCCGGGGGCCTTGGCCGCTTCGGCGTCATCTCCCCCTTGAGCGAACACTTCTGCGATGCCTGCAACCGGCTGCGTATCACCTCGGACGGGAAGCTGCGCACCTGCCTTTTTTCCGACCGGGAATACCGGCTGCGGCCGCTCCTTCGCAATCCGAAACTCGGCCTGCGCAAGGTCCGGGAGGTCATCGCCCTGGCCCTTCGCACCAAGCCCCTCGGCTACGAGGTCCTAAACCCCGGCGCGGTTCCCGAAGCCAGGAACATGTCGGCCATCGGCGGCTGA